TATAAGTAAATGAGCTCTGAAGCGTCCAGAGAGACCCCAAAAAAGCAGGCTCCtggccaggggcagggaggggatggaTGAAGGCACCGCCTGTCCCTTGCTGCTCACGGCAGCATCTCCGTGCTCTTTGCAGGCTGACCTGATGGATTGGCTCAGTGCCATTGGGTTGCCCCAGTACCACAAAAAGCTGGTGAACAACGGCTACGACTCCATCACCATCGTGACGGACCTGACCTGGGAGGATCTGCAAGAGATTGGCATCAACAAACTGGGTGAGTCCCTGCTGCGGTGCTGGGGTGGCCCAAGGCGGCCAAGTCTCCTGACCAGGTCCCTGTGCCCTGACGTCCCTCGGGCCTGTCCTGTGACCCAGAAAGGGCAGTTCAGGGCCATCCCCAAGgactgccctgggcaggctggagccaggctgagccGGGTGGACGTTGGTGGTGGTTTGTCTCCTCCCGTGGCAGGGTTTGGACAACTTGGATGTCTTTGCCCTGGTTGGTGACATGACTGTGGCTTTTCTTGGCCAAGAGGCCTTGTAGGATCGGAGCCAACTTAATGCCTCTTTCCTCTTGCCACTCTCCCACAGGCCACCAGAAGAAGATCATGCTGGCCGTCAAGAAGCTGAGAGACCTCCGCAAAAGCCTCAACCAAGCGGAAGCCACCCTGGCAAGACGCAAAGTCCCCGGTGCCCTGGACATTGTCACCATTGAGTCACTGGAGAATGGGGAATGCCAGTCCCCACACACTCCCAAAATGACAACATTCCAGGACAGCGAGCTCAGCTACGAGCTCCAGACAGCCATGTCCAACAGCTGCCATGAGACGCTCAGCATCAAGAACAGCCAGGGAATGTCGCGGAGCCAGGAGAGCATCGGGGTGCGGTCCCGGGGTTCAGGGCACTCGCAGGACAATGTTTTGTCCCGGCACCTCTCCAGCCCCTCGCAGGAGAGCCTGGGCAgcggggagagcagcagcagcagcgggcagTCCTGCGCGCCACCCCGCAGCAAGGAGAGCCCGGCCAGCCTGCCGGGACggcccagccccgagcccttTGGGAAGCTCGTCTCCCCCGAGGGGCTGAACGGCTACACCAACGGCAGCGGGGGCAGCCCTCTCAAGGAGAGGAACCTGCCTGAAGGCACGGATCAGTACGCCCGGCCAACGGCTCAGAAAGGTGCTGGCCCTGCAGGGCCACCAGCAGTCACCCCTTGTacccctccccagacccccagcAAGGCGACGGCCCCGTATGTCTTCATGTACCCGCACGTCTCCTTGAAGTCTCCCACGGCCCCTTCCCTCCTGGGGGCTGAGCAGCCCAAGACCCTGGTGCACCCCTacccctccttcccttctggGCAGAAGAGCAGCCTGCAGACATCAGCCCAAAAAGCTTTCTCCTACCTGCACAGCCAGTGCAGCCCCACCGAGCCACCCAAGGCTGCCGCGGCCCCGGGCACCTggcaggcaggggagcagcacaACGGGGGCGAAGGCTTCAAGTACAAGAAGCGGTCGCACAGTCTGAACCGCTACGCGCTGTCAGATGGAGAGCACGAAGAAGAGGAGGGGGtgcccaccagcaccctggGCTCCTATGCCACCCTGACGCGGCGGCCGGGCCGCAGCCAGATGCCGCGGGCCTGCCTGCAGGCGGAGGCCAAGGTGACCCGCAGCCAATCCTTCGCCATCCGGGCCAAGCGCAAGGgacccccgccgccgcctcccaaGCGTCTCAGTTCCGTCTCCAGCACCCCCGCCACCGAGGCAAACGGCGAGCAGCCCCCTGACCCCGAGCAGCAGTCTCCAGTCCCCCAGGACATGGCCGATGCTGGTGCCAGCCCCGGTGACACCAGTCGCAGCAGGACAGTGAGGAGCCTGGCAGCTGCACTGGAGGGGACGCCCGGGGCAAGCCCACCCAAGCCCCTCTTGGCTCCGAAACCGCTGCATGTGGCTCAGGACTCTCTCTCCAGGGCCAGTGTGGACGATCGGTCCTACGATGGCGGTGATACCGGCAGCACTGTGCTTGCTGACGCTGGCAGGGACGCCTTTGAGGGCAGCAAGCCGCGGAGACGGACATTGAGTGAGCCCAGCGCTCCCATGACGGAGGCTGTGCAGGTCGGGCGGGAGGACGCCTGCTCAGACACGGAGGAGGAGGCCAAGCCCGACGTCTCTTCATCCTCCCAGAACAGCTCCAGCGAGTGCATCCCCTTTGCAGAAGAAGGCAACTTAACCATCAAGCAGCGTCCGAAGCCTGCTGGGCACCCCAAGGCTGACGCTGCAGTGCAGGATGCAGAGCCCAGTTCccagcctgcagagcccccgTGCTCTGCTGGGAAGGAGCCGGCAGCACCTGCTGCCACCAAGGAGCCGCCCGTGCTGGAGTTCAACCTCACCGAGTCGGACACGGTGAAGCGCCGGCCCCGCTTCAAGGAGCGGGAGCcgctgcaggctgtgctgaaGGCATTCAGCCTGGCAGGGCAGGCGGAGGCGggcggcagccccgcgccccagTATGCCCAGGCCCAAGCTGTGAGCATCGTGGGCCCCACCACGCAGGGGCTGGTGCCACGGGCCGGGCTGGCTGGAGACACCTTTGACGATGACAATGTGGAGTTCAGGATTGCCGAGATAGAGAAGAGCATCTTGTCACTGGAGAAGGGGATCAAGAAGACACCGAGCCCCAccaaagcccccagccccacggagcTGCTCGGCACTGCCGTGGTGAGGACACCTGCTCCAGGTACGGGGGCTTGGGAGGGTCTCTCTTTGGCAGTGGCAGGGCCCGaggctccctccttcccctgctgggTCAGGACAGCATCCCCAGCTGGCCAGGAGGCAAGGGCAACCCGTGCCACCACGTGCCACGAGGCTTCTTCCCTTGCAGACGTCCCTGCCAAGCACACCTCAGTGGCGTCCACCAAGCTGGTGTTCTCCGGGCCCAAGACCATCTACCAGCAGGTCCTGCAGCCCTCCCGCCACACCGTcgctccctgggcagcccccgAGGCGGTGCCGGATGTGGTCGGGTccctggctgctcccagccctctgACGCTGGAGGCAAGCAGCAAGGTGTCGGCAAAGCCTTTGGCCACTGCCCCGGGGGCCGCCCTGGTCCAGCAGCGGCTGGAGCACACCAACTCCACCCTGGCTGCTGCGCTGCAGGCAGCCGAGAAGAAGATCACAgcggaggaggtggagaggtgaGGTGGCGCTGGGGGAGAGGAAAATGCTGGGGTGAGATCCTGGGGAGTGGAACTGGGGAGCCCCCAGCGGGGGCAGGCAAAGGGCTGGGGGCCTccagccctggcaggcagcagcgggTTCCCAGGCAGCCCCAAGGACCGAGCACGGGCTGCAGCCACCTGCACGCGGCCACCACGTGCCCGCGACCCACCAGGATGCGCgtgctccagcccagctgtgACCGGGAGGGTTGGGTCCcgcctgcctgcccctgcccaaaGGCACCTCAAGCATTGGGGCAGCATTTAACcatctctcccttccctccccagcccccccggggccgtgcaCTCGGCCAAGAACATCCTGGAGGACATCAGCAACATGTTCGATGATCTGGCCGACCAGCTGGATGCAATGCTGGACTGAGGCttgctccctccttcccttccccgcctccagctgctctgccagTGCCCGTCGTGATGGGGGGAGAGTGGATCCAGCACCGCTTGGTGCCTCCAGGTCTCTCCAgccgcctccctccctgcaCTTTGCACCGTGGCCGGGAACGTGGCTGCCCCTCCTCACCCGCCCCGTGTCACCGGCCCCAGAGCCACCCGGCTCCGTGTCACACGCTCCGGCACAGCCGCGGGGGTCAGGCGTTTCCCACCAGactggcagcaggaggggagccCAGAGGGGCTGCGCATGTGGTCCCGGAGGCCGCGGAGAAGCCCTCGCTCCCTCGCACAGCGCTGAGGAGCCTCCACAAGGgacctttttctttccacactGCATTGCCGAGTCCTGCCTCTTATTATTTATCCCCTGCCAACAATGTGTCAAAGGAAagacctccctgggcagccgcCACGGAGCTGGCTATTTACTGAGCAGATCCCAGCCCCGGCAGGGCCTGACAGCAGCTAAAAGAAGACAGGGCTTGTTGCGATTTGGCAGCTTACGGAGTGAGAAGGAaccttcctgctttttttgttgcttttccaaACGCATCAGCGTCAGGCAGCGTGTAATCTGAGCGGATCGAAATCCCTCGGTGGGACCCACAGCCCCTCAGGAgggggctggcacagcctgcagagctgcGGGACGCGGGGGGCTACCTGCACCCTCCTGCAGCGCCGAGGTCCTGCAGGGTCCTCGCAGGATGGCTGCGCAGCGCCGAAGGCCGCACACGGCTGTGTGTCCGTGCGTCCAGCTGGATCGCGCTGCTATACGGAGGCTGCCCTCTGCTGACACTGTGCCTGCACAAACTGCCAGCCCCAGTGCTTccagggaagaagcagcagagtgGTTAGtggggtttttggtttttgtgtgtttttttttcccctcccctatttcccttttttttggggggtggccCCCTTTTCCCACTGCCCCTccctgcagggaggtgctggcacAAACCCAGCCCTGAACGTCGCTAGGCGGTGGCAGCGTTTGGGACCGCGCACGATGCTTCCTCGCAGCACTAAAACCCAGCGGGAGAGGTGACCCCGCATCCACGGGGTGAGTTCAGCTCAGCAACAGCTACTGTAAATACGCGCTGGATGCAGTCACAGCcccgtggctgcagcaggggaacAGCAGTGATAGCTCATTGCATCCAAGCAGTAGGAACGGCTGCATAGCTTGAAGACAGATTTCTCTAGCAGGATCTGTTTAGTAGTGCATGTCTAAATATGTCCAAGAGCCCCGAACTTGGCTTGCACTCGGCATGCCAAGCAAATGAAAGCATCAGAGCACCAGAAGGGAACCTAAGATTGTACTGAAGTGCCATTTGTTACAAAAATTCCAGacgaagggaaaaaaagaaatccaacccttaccctttttaaaaaaaatgacccGCACAAAACCAAACTGGAAAGGGAGAAGGTGGCCAAAGAGGCGGGCGCTCCCCAGCCCTTTGGGGAGTTTGTGACTGACTTCGCCTGCTCGCAGCCCCTTGCTCCCTGCACTGAGAAAGGAGCAGAGCCCGCCTGGACGGGTCCCCAGGGCTCACCAGCAGCGGCTGTGCCACGGGCCCAGCCGGTGGGAGGCGCCAGCCTGGCTTTGGGCTGAAAAGCACAGATGAaaaatccctgaaaaaaaaagaaaataaaatcattggCTGGGACTTGAGGTCAGTTTGAGGCGATTAAGACACCTCTATCCTGGCCAGTTGGTTGCTCTGTTTTATACATCACATTGCGTGTATTTAAATGACCGTGTCCGACAGGCAAGTGCTACGCCATGGacctgactttttaaaatagctcCAACCAGTGGCACTTTAACAAAAGGTTTGCAGAAaccttttaaaactgatttttattctcACAAGTCAATCTGGGGCAAAcccagttatttttttccaatgttgataaaactgtaaatgtttttttaaaggccaatgtatatattttaaatgtgatttattatatatatttactaaCCAGAACTGCAAGTCTTGTACTCTAGGGTCAGGGATAAGAGGACACTGGGGTGGAGCTGTCGCTGTCTGAGCCACCTGAGGGCAACATCACGCTGCTCTCATTGTCAATAAGGGaattaaacatttgttttgcagaagaatGCCTATTTTTTAAGCTCTAGATCTCTATTTTGAAGCTACTGTATGGTGTGTAAGTTATGTACACTGCAACTGGGACTAACTGACCCTGGCTGCACCTGCTCCGTGCAGCAAGacagtgaggggaaaaaatagccCACGTAATCACCAGACTGACAACAGATTTTAAACCATCTGCTCTGTTTGTGTTGatcatgtgttttgttttccactaaCATCCATTAAGACTAAATTCTATTAAACAGTGGGGCGTATTTTACCCTTTTGATAGTTCTGCCTAGTTGTCTCCTTCGTGTCAAATCATACGAGCTTGTCTCCTGCTCTGTCTGAAGTTCACCGAGGATCAGCTTTATCCTGCCCCTTGAGCGCTTAAGATCTGAGTTTCCTCAGATAATCTCCCTGGTAAGAGTTCTGCTGTCGCCTCTAGTGAGGTTAATGCTCAGTCTGAGCCTTACTGTCACAGTAACGTGTGGTGAGCGTGCTGGGGACCAGCACTGCCTTCCATGCCCCTCTGCCCAGCTTTGGGTCCTGCTTTGCTCGGGACTAGCAGCCCAGGCCTCCTCGTCTCGCCGCTGTTTTtctccagtgctcccagtgcctgtGGCAGCTCACCCCCGAGCCTTCATCCCGAGGCTCCAACGCGCCGCCCACCGCAACCGAAGCAGTCGGCAGCGACCATCAGAGCAACCACACGCGCTGTGCCTGGGAtcagggaggcaggaggtgagTGAGAAGTTACTctgtgggcaggggcctgcagggctgcacaTTTGCCCAATGCTGGGCAGAAACTGGCAGAAAGCACCAGGATCAGATTCCAGAATCCAGCtctcaggctgtgctgctgccccagaGGTGAGCCCCGTTACCTGTGCCATGAccaacaaacacatttttaccTCCTCGCTCTGCTGGGTGCAAACTCCCTCCCACTCTCACGGGGCGTGTTACCAAGACAGTCGTTTATTGCCGTTCATACAGTGGATGTGTGCGGGTTAgggtttgcttcttttttttttatacaagtTTTAAtacaaatcaaatatttttacatacatcccaaaaattttaatataaaatatacacCATTTAAAAACATCTCGATGTAGGAAACTTCTTACTGAAGCCGTTCACCCTGGTCCTCAGGTGCCTCACTGGCGGAGGGAAGGGTGGCAATGGCGAGACCATCCAAAAGGCTCTGTTCCTACGCCTTGGCTCCCTCCAAGTCTAACACAGGAAGGAGGGTGCAGGAAAATAAACGTTTGTGATCACCCAGAGAAGGAAACCTTGGAGTTGCCTCCTCTAGAGGaaggtgtggccagcaggaagccctggtagctgctgccttttATCACCTACAACAGTTAAGTGGCACAAAGCAAGAGCTAGGTCAGGGGGAAAGCTGCCCTGCGGGGATAGCAGTGAGCGGCTTGGCGCTGCcgctggctgcagctcagcttgGCCACGGAGGAGATCGTGTCCCACTTGCCAGCTAACCCTGGCATCAGAAAGACAAGCTGGTTTCTCAAGTGCCAGCGATAACAGATCTGCAGCTGGCACGCAGTGAGTTAAGTGCGACTGAGAAATGCAGCATGTTCTCCCTGAGCCAGGCAGCCCTGCGGACCTGTAAGGAGCGAGGGAAGAGCTCAGCCCAGCTGGCAGAGGTGAGCAGACCCACTGCCAGCAGGACTGGCCTGGTATTGCTGCGTTGCAGGAGGGCAGCCCTGCCTTTCCCCAGTGAGCACCTGGCTCCCAACCCTGCCTGGCTCCCCCcacgcagccctgccagcagcagagcccaaacggctgctctccagctgtaGAAACAGGGCCCAGGTCTCCAGACAGCCGCACCTGgccccctccagcagcccccctctgtccccagagCACAGAGACCGGCCCTACCCCTGCTCCACGCTCCTACCAGACCCACAGCGAGAAGGGTATTGCTTAGACACGCAGTGTGCGTCCTCCCTGCGTTTGCTGAAATGGAAGGAAGAcaaggtggagcagcaggtagGGCTGGGGTTCCCgtccagctccctgcctgccaggAAGGCCCAGCAGCCACTTCTTAGCCTCGGACACCAAAGGGAAACAACAGCCGTGTATTTAGTGTTAATATGGGAAGCAAAAACAGTGCCAGGATTTGTCAGGTTTAGCCAGTTTTTAAAACTAGGGAGAGAGTCAGCATCTCCCACGAGCTGCAAATATTCTGGTAGCCAAGCCTGTGCGCTCCTGTTTGGCCCCCAAGCGTCAGCCCTCAACAGCACCAGTGTTCCCAGTACAGCTGGGGTCTGTACAGGAGCACGTGTGCTGCACTGGGGCAAACCGTGGGTTACAGAGCCCTCAGTGAAAGGTCAAAGGAAGAAGGGACCTCCAGAAAAACAGGTAACAGCTAGGAGGGCAGAAGCATGAAGGGGAGAGTTCCGAACACTAGCACAGAAAGGCATGACGAGGGGGGCTTCCCTGTGCCCTGGAGAGCAGGTACTGGGTGCAGCAGGGTCCC
The genomic region above belongs to Anser cygnoides isolate HZ-2024a breed goose chromosome 19, Taihu_goose_T2T_genome, whole genome shotgun sequence and contains:
- the CASKIN2 gene encoding caskin-2 isoform X5 yields the protein MGREQELIQAVKNGDIPGVQKLVAKIKASKSKLLGSAKRLNVNYQDADGFSALHHAALGGSLDLISLLLEAQATVDIKDSNGMRPLHYAAWQGRVEPVRVLLRAAASVNMASLDGQIPLHLSAQYGHYEVSEMLLQHQSNPCLINKAKKTPLDLACEFGRLKVAQLLLNSHLCVALLEGQSKDATDPNYTTPLHLAAKNGHKEIIRQLLKAGIEINKQTKTGTALHEAALYGKTEVVRLLLEGGVDVNIRNTYNQTALDIVNQFTTSHASKDIKQLLREASGILKVRALKDFWNLHDPTALNVRAGDVITVLEQHPDGRWKGHIHDTQKGTDRVGYFPPSIAEVISKRTAGDRNSVGSEGSIGSIRSAGSGQSTEGTNGQSTSILIENARPLPSTGDDLQQHLLGSEPRNGQLTSTAGPPGHQTPGNCPPGDRVFSHQFLRPEQLLEGKDAEAIYNWLREFQLESYTANFLNAGYDVPTISRMTPEDLTAIGVTKPGHRKKISTEIGQLSIAEWLPNYIPADLMDWLSAIGLPQYHKKLVNNGYDSITIVTDLTWEDLQEIGINKLGHQKKIMLAVKKLRDLRKSLNQAEATLARRKVPGALDIVTIESLENGECQSPHTPKMTTFQDSELSYELQTAMSNSCHETLSIKNSQGMSRSQESIGVRSRGSGHSQDNVLSRHLSSPSQESLGSGESSSSSGQSCAPPRSKESPASLPGRPSPEPFGKLVSPEGLNGYTNGSGGSPLKERNLPEGTDQYARPTAQKGAGPAGPPAVTPCTPPQTPSKATAPYVFMYPHVSLKSPTAPSLLGAEQPKTLVHPYPSFPSGQKSSLQTSAQKAFSYLHSQCSPTEPPKAAAAPGTWQAGEQHNGGEGFKYKKRSHSLNRYALSDGEHEEEEGVPTSTLGSYATLTRRPGRSQMPRACLQAEAKVTRSQSFAIRAKRKGPPPPPPKRLSSVSSTPATEANGEQPPDPEQQSPVPQDMADAGASPGDTSRSRTVRSLAAALEGTPGASPPKPLLAPKPLHVAQDSLSRASVDDRSYDGGDTGSTVLADAGRDAFEGSKPRRRTLSEPSAPMTEAVQVGREDACSDTEEEAKPDVSSSSQNSSSECIPFAEEGNLTIKQRPKPAGHPKADAAVQDAEPSSQPAEPPCSAGKEPAAPAATKEPPVLEFNLTESDTVKRRPRFKEREPLQAVLKAFSLAGQAEAGGSPAPQYAQAQAVSIVGPTTQGLVPRAGLAGDTFDDDNVEFRIAEIEKSILSLEKGIKKTPSPTKAPSPTELLGTAVVRTPAPGTGAWEGLSLAVAGPEAPSFPCWVRTASPAGQEARATRATTCHEASSLADVPAKHTSVASTKLVFSGPKTIYQQVLQPSRHTVAPWAAPEAVPDVVGSLAAPSPLTLEASSKVSAKPLATAPGAALVQQRLEHTNSTLAAALQAAEKKITAEEVESPPGAVHSAKNILEDISNMFDDLADQLDAMLD
- the CASKIN2 gene encoding caskin-2 isoform X1; protein product: MGREQELIQAVKNGDIPGVQKLVAKIKASKSKLLGSAKRLNVNYQDADGFSALHHAALGGSLDLISLLLEAQATVDIKDSNGMRPLHYAAWQGRVEPVRVLLRAAASVNMASLDGQIPLHLSAQYGHYEVSEMLLQHQSNPCLINKAKKTPLDLACEFGRLKVAQLLLNSHLCVALLEGQSKDATDPNYTTPLHLAAKNGHKEIIRQLLKAGIEINKQTKTGTALHEAALYGKTEVVRLLLEGGVDVNIRNTYNQTALDIVNQFTTSHASKDIKQLLREASGILKVRALKDFWNLHDPTALNVRAGDVITVLEQHPDGRWKGHIHDTQKGTDRVGYFPPSIAEVISKRTGMILPRMAPTHQRQGPPGALTAPPGGLQHLPDECPQQAAPSIPAPYGHLTLTRTAPGPDSSAGDRNSVGSEGSIGSIRSAGSGQSTEGTNGQSTSILIENARPLPSTGDDLQQHLLGSEPRNGQLTSTAGPPGHQTPGNCPPGDRVFSHQFLRPEQLLEGKDAEAIYNWLREFQLESYTANFLNAGYDVPTISRMTPEDLTAIGVTKPGHRKKISTEIGQLSIAEWLPNYIPADLMDWLSAIGLPQYHKKLVNNGYDSITIVTDLTWEDLQEIGINKLGHQKKIMLAVKKLRDLRKSLNQAEATLARRKVPGALDIVTIESLENGECQSPHTPKMTTFQDSELSYELQTAMSNSCHETLSIKNSQGMSRSQESIGVRSRGSGHSQDNVLSRHLSSPSQESLGSGESSSSSGQSCAPPRSKESPASLPGRPSPEPFGKLVSPEGLNGYTNGSGGSPLKERNLPEGTDQYARPTAQKGAGPAGPPAVTPCTPPQTPSKATAPYVFMYPHVSLKSPTAPSLLGAEQPKTLVHPYPSFPSGQKSSLQTSAQKAFSYLHSQCSPTEPPKAAAAPGTWQAGEQHNGGEGFKYKKRSHSLNRYALSDGEHEEEEGVPTSTLGSYATLTRRPGRSQMPRACLQAEAKVTRSQSFAIRAKRKGPPPPPPKRLSSVSSTPATEANGEQPPDPEQQSPVPQDMADAGASPGDTSRSRTVRSLAAALEGTPGASPPKPLLAPKPLHVAQDSLSRASVDDRSYDGGDTGSTVLADAGRDAFEGSKPRRRTLSEPSAPMTEAVQVGREDACSDTEEEAKPDVSSSSQNSSSECIPFAEEGNLTIKQRPKPAGHPKADAAVQDAEPSSQPAEPPCSAGKEPAAPAATKEPPVLEFNLTESDTVKRRPRFKEREPLQAVLKAFSLAGQAEAGGSPAPQYAQAQAVSIVGPTTQGLVPRAGLAGDTFDDDNVEFRIAEIEKSILSLEKGIKKTPSPTKAPSPTELLGTAVVRTPAPGTGAWEGLSLAVAGPEAPSFPCWVRTASPAGQEARATRATTCHEASSLADVPAKHTSVASTKLVFSGPKTIYQQVLQPSRHTVAPWAAPEAVPDVVGSLAAPSPLTLEASSKVSAKPLATAPGAALVQQRLEHTNSTLAAALQAAEKKITAEEVESPPGAVHSAKNILEDISNMFDDLADQLDAMLD
- the CASKIN2 gene encoding caskin-2 isoform X4 is translated as MGREQELIQAVKNGDIPGVQKLVAKIKASKSKLLGSAKRLNVNYQDADGFSALHHAALGGSLDLISLLLEAQATVDIKDSNGMRPLHYAAWQGRVEPVRVLLRAAASVNMASLDGQIPLHLSAQYGHYEVSEMLLQHQSNPCLINKAKKTPLDLACEFGRLKVAQLLLNSHLCVALLEGQSKDATDPNYTTPLHLAAKNGHKEIIRQLLKAGIEINKQTKTGTALHEAALYGKTEVVRLLLEGGVDVNIRNTYNQTALDIVNQFTTSHASKDIKQLLREASGILKVRALKDFWNLHDPTALNVRAGDVITVLEQHPDGRWKGHIHDTQKGTDRVGYFPPSIAEVISKRTGMILPRMAPTHQRQGPPGALTAPPGGLQHLPDECPQQAAPSIPAPYGHLTLTRTAPGPDSSAGDRNSVGSEGSIGSIRSAGSGQSTEGTNGQSTSILIENARPLPSTGDDLQQHLLGSEPRNGQLTSTAGPPGHQTPGNCPPGDRVFSHQFLRPEQLLEGKDAEAIYNWLREFQLESYTANFLNAGYDVPTISRMTPEDLTAIGVTKPGHRKKISTEIGQLSIAEWLPNYIPADLMDWLSAIGLPQYHKKLVNNGYDSITIVTDLTWEDLQEIGINKLGHQKKIMLAVKKLRDLRKSLNQAEATLARRKVPGALDIVTIESLENGECQSPHTPKMTTFQDSELSYELQTAMSNSCHETLSIKNSQGMSRSQESIGVRSRGSGHSQDNVLSRHLSSPSQESLGSGESSSSSGQSCAPPRSKESPASLPGRPSPEPFGKLVSPEGLNGYTNGSGGSPLKERNLPEGTDQYARPTAQKGAGPAGPPAVTPCTPPQTPSKATAPYVFMYPHVSLKSPTAPSLLGAEQPKTLVHPYPSFPSGQKSSLQTSAQKAFSYLHSQCSPTEPPKAAAAPGTWQAGEQHNGGEGFKYKKRSHSLNRYALSDGEHEEEEGVPTSTLGSYATLTRRPGRSQMPRACLQAEAKVTRSQSFAIRAKRKGPPPPPPKRLSSVSSTPATEANGEQPPDPEQQSPVPQDMADAGASPGDTSRSRTVRSLAAALEGTPGASPPKPLLAPKPLHVAQDSLSRASVDDRSYDGGDTGSTVLADAGRDAFEGSKPRRRTLSEPSAPMTEAVQVGREDACSDTEEEAKPDVSSSSQNSSSECIPFAEEGNLTIKQRPKPAGHPKADAAVQDAEPSSQPAEPPCSAGKEPAAPAATKEPPVLEFNLTESDTVKRRPRFKEREPLQAVLKAFSLAGQAEAGGSPAPQYAQAQAVSIVGPTTQGLVPRAGLAGDTFDDDNVEFRIAEIEKSILSLEKGIKKTPSPTKAPSPTELLGTAVVRTPAPDVPAKHTSVASTKLVFSGPKTIYQQVLQPSRHTVAPWAAPEAVPDVVGSLAAPSPLTLEASSKVSAKPLATAPGAALVQQRLEHTNSTLAAALQAAEKKITAEEVESPPGAVHSAKNILEDISNMFDDLADQLDAMLD
- the CASKIN2 gene encoding caskin-2 isoform X2, which gives rise to MGREQELIQAVKNGDIPGVQKLVAKIKASKSKLLGSAKRLNVNYQDADGFSALHHAALGGSLDLISLLLEAQATVDIKDSNGMRPLHYAAWQGRVEPVRVLLRAAASVNMASLDGQIPLHLSAQYGHYEVSEMLLQHQSNPCLINKAKKTPLDLACEFGRLKVAQLLLNSHLCVALLEGQSKDATDPNYTTPLHLAAKNGHKEIIRQLLKAGIEINKQTKTGTALHEAALYGKTEVVRLLLEGGVDVNIRNTYNQTALDIVNQFTTSHASKDIKQLLRGILKVRALKDFWNLHDPTALNVRAGDVITVLEQHPDGRWKGHIHDTQKGTDRVGYFPPSIAEVISKRTGMILPRMAPTHQRQGPPGALTAPPGGLQHLPDECPQQAAPSIPAPYGHLTLTRTAPGPDSSAGDRNSVGSEGSIGSIRSAGSGQSTEGTNGQSTSILIENARPLPSTGDDLQQHLLGSEPRNGQLTSTAGPPGHQTPGNCPPGDRVFSHQFLRPEQLLEGKDAEAIYNWLREFQLESYTANFLNAGYDVPTISRMTPEDLTAIGVTKPGHRKKISTEIGQLSIAEWLPNYIPADLMDWLSAIGLPQYHKKLVNNGYDSITIVTDLTWEDLQEIGINKLGHQKKIMLAVKKLRDLRKSLNQAEATLARRKVPGALDIVTIESLENGECQSPHTPKMTTFQDSELSYELQTAMSNSCHETLSIKNSQGMSRSQESIGVRSRGSGHSQDNVLSRHLSSPSQESLGSGESSSSSGQSCAPPRSKESPASLPGRPSPEPFGKLVSPEGLNGYTNGSGGSPLKERNLPEGTDQYARPTAQKGAGPAGPPAVTPCTPPQTPSKATAPYVFMYPHVSLKSPTAPSLLGAEQPKTLVHPYPSFPSGQKSSLQTSAQKAFSYLHSQCSPTEPPKAAAAPGTWQAGEQHNGGEGFKYKKRSHSLNRYALSDGEHEEEEGVPTSTLGSYATLTRRPGRSQMPRACLQAEAKVTRSQSFAIRAKRKGPPPPPPKRLSSVSSTPATEANGEQPPDPEQQSPVPQDMADAGASPGDTSRSRTVRSLAAALEGTPGASPPKPLLAPKPLHVAQDSLSRASVDDRSYDGGDTGSTVLADAGRDAFEGSKPRRRTLSEPSAPMTEAVQVGREDACSDTEEEAKPDVSSSSQNSSSECIPFAEEGNLTIKQRPKPAGHPKADAAVQDAEPSSQPAEPPCSAGKEPAAPAATKEPPVLEFNLTESDTVKRRPRFKEREPLQAVLKAFSLAGQAEAGGSPAPQYAQAQAVSIVGPTTQGLVPRAGLAGDTFDDDNVEFRIAEIEKSILSLEKGIKKTPSPTKAPSPTELLGTAVVRTPAPGTGAWEGLSLAVAGPEAPSFPCWVRTASPAGQEARATRATTCHEASSLADVPAKHTSVASTKLVFSGPKTIYQQVLQPSRHTVAPWAAPEAVPDVVGSLAAPSPLTLEASSKVSAKPLATAPGAALVQQRLEHTNSTLAAALQAAEKKITAEEVESPPGAVHSAKNILEDISNMFDDLADQLDAMLD